CACAGCCAATCAAATTTTGCTTAGGTGGCACTCTTTGTAACTTAGTGGTGTTATAACCACTAATGTTGCTCTTACAAACACAATTTCCTTTAAAAAAAGTCAAAGAAAGGAACCATCCGCCAAGGCAGACAATAAAAGAAGCATTGACGCCAAATAAAACCCTAGAAAATCATGGTGAGTCATATAAGAATTCGAAAAAGTCACTCAATTATGTAAGGAAAGAAGAAGACCTCGAGTGGAGGCAAACAAGAGCTTTGAATGATGAGAGGAAACTCAACCAAGACAATGCAACTTTAAATGATAAGGAGAAACCAAAAGGAGCTTTGAGTAATAAAAGAAGAAATCCACGCCAAAGATAATAAGCTTTGAATGATAAAAAAGAAGCCCTCAACATGAGACAAATTGAATTTTGAGTGATAAGAGTGAGCCTCACTAGAGAACTTTGAATAACAAAAACAGACCCAACCAGAGGCAAAATTTATTTCAAACAATAGAATGCCAGAAGATAATAACtcaatataaagataataagaCAATGTCATAGGAgctataaagaaaaaaaatctcaaagGTTTGCTAGATTAAAAATCTGAAAAGGCAATCTaagcaataaaaaaaagattgaataaaaagagaaaaacaaaaagataaaataTTGAGTTATAAAACCCTAATTGGATGACTGATAATAGAAAAGTCGTTTCGGGGCATAAATAATTAATCTTTTATAATAAGTTAATTTTTGTTTCTAAAAATGTCATAATTGTCAAATATATGTTTGCATGATCTTCAATGAATGTTAATATATGGATGTTGAAGtataatacataaaaaaaatggaagcCTGTAGATTGAAAACTCGATAGGGAAACTTGATGAGAAAAGAAATGGCAAATTAAACACTCGCTAAGTTAAAACCCGAAAGGGTAGCTTAGGCAAAATTTGTGCGGCCCATTAGACTGAAAACCTGAGAAGGTGAACTAGGAAAATACAGggcaataaaaagaaataaggtTGTAAAAAGTGAATTTGTATTAAGTCAAATTTGTAAGCCATTAGAAGATGTAAATAATATAAGTCTTTGAAGactaaaatacaaataaaaagtACAATTCATATGGGTTCTTATTGATATCTATCTAGAGCCAACACTACTTGTTCTACTAACAACCTCCTCCTTAGGAGCTTTCTAGACcagatttctttttatattgGCTCGAACTTCAGTATGACTTTCATACAACATTCCTGCAGTCATACATTCATTTCATACATACATAATATATGTGCTTCAGTCGCAATCATCGTTGACAGCAGCATGACAATCCTTACATCGCCATGGAGTTCGAATTCTGCTTGAACAAACAGACTAGCTCATTAGCATATGTTGGATGAAAAGGGAGCTCCAATGTTGATCCAGTACAAATGTTAACGGGAGCGGTAGTAAAAGTGCAAGTAGAGCTGAAGCACGCAGTCTGACCAGTAGTGGAGCTAGGACCTATAGGTTGAAGGGGCTAAACcgtggataaaaaaaaaattaaatgctaattcaatatatttataaaaatgataaatataaataaaaaaggttactaAAGAAACGTGTAACCAACCatttagggatggcaacgggtagggtacccgcgggtagtgtcaatcacaaacccttacccgtttattttttaattacccgtacccttcccattaccctaacaggtatatgttttgcatctcatacccgtctcatttaattcacgggtactcgcgggtacccttacccgttaagaatcaataaataaaataaaaaatattctaaatttaacaaagtataaatttaataaattatctatctaaaaattgaacaaattgaactttaaccaataaaaataaaatagcttagtggtatcacttaatggttgaagaacaaaaggttggtgttcaaatctcacatcttacatctaaaatacaataatagtttttaatattttaaaaaattatgacgggtaacgggtatcCTAGGGAgtcttcccatacccgtctcattaccctaacgggtaatgattttgatctcatacccatCCCATACTtttttatacagggtacagaTAATCCCATTAGAGTCGGGTAGTGCCGAGTACCCGCGGATagagtacccgttgccatccctacaaCCATTTGACACtttattccttttttttttggtttgctAGTACAGTCAGTAACAAACTTTATTTTACtaaagaaaaatgataaaaatgagATTGATTGGGAGAGAAAATGTCATGACGGCGTCAGATGAGCGGGGTCTGGCGCCGAAGAAAGCATACATTTATGCTTTCCATTGATAGCCCATCTCTCTCCATTATTTGGATTGTAGTTGAATAATATCATTTTCATTCCAATTGTTTTAAGTAATATTTTTTGtacataaaattctaaaataacaaTGACTTCTAATGGGGTGTTGTTTTTATTGTTAGTTGTTCAATATAGCACCAAAAGTTATTTCTAGCACTAAAGTTGCTTTTAGGAGGAAAATAATTTCAAAGATTAATTGGATGTtgaaaaactttttaaaaaacTCCAGTTTTAATCCCTGCCAATTTGGTGGGATTTGTTTGGATGTTAAGTATTTTACTCCACTTAGCTCCTATTTCCCTTTAGCTCaccttttattattaaatctttTCTAACATTCATCCAATCAATTCTTAGATTCTCTTCGTATTAGAGAGATTTGAATTTCTATGTTttgttattataattaaaaattcttTTGCTGCGTGTTTTTTTATCCTGTAGGTTAAATTCTTATACAAAAAgaatttaaaattgttttatttttgtatgtttatataatgtttgatatttaaaaaatgttggaataatttaggaaatttccttacaattttctaattttttaaaaaaattcgtgtttgacattttaaaaataaagatatatatatatacaagtgtTAAGATGAATTTCCTTTTATAGTGTGAATCAGTTTATTAAATGCACGGTGTCAATGTCAACATGACCAATTTATGATCGTGAACCTGCTTTGACACCCCCTCACACAATAGGATCCAACGCTGTCGTTTCATCTCATTAagcttcttccttctttttaaCCCTCAGCCCTCTAGTACTTCATCTCTTTGAAAAGTTCTCTCTTTTGACAAAATTCTAATGCAGCCGTGAGAAAACGAAATTCTCCACTACTAACCCAAGCCTCCACAAGTTCTAAAATTTCTGTAAGTTGCATTTTTCTCGTTACCTTTCTAAACCCTAGTTATTTCTGAACATAAGTATTTTCTAATTCTCTGTTTGGGTGCAAGAATCTGCTCTATAAAGTGTAGGGTTTACGAAATGATCGCATGTTCTTTTTCTATTGAGGTCAAAATTAGTTCAAAATGATTCTGGTGTTCGCAGTTCGTAGTGAGTTTGCTTATTATCGCCTGTTTGATAGTTCCATTGTTCTTTCATGTTTTTCTGTTAGGAATCGAAGGATCTAACTGCGCAAACAGGCAATTAACTTTAGTTAGTTGGTTTCATGGAAGGAGTGGGAAATGATACCGGGGCTTCCATTGCTAAATGGAGAAGCGATTATTCAAGGGCATTTCAGTACTATCTGGATAGATCTACCCCTCATACAGAGCGGAGATGGCTAGGGACTTTAGTTGTCGCTTTGATATATGTTCTGAGGGTTTATTCTCTTCAAGGGTTTTATGTTGTTTCCTATGGTCTGGGGATCTACATCTTGAATCTTTTGATTGGTTTTCTCTCGCCAAAGGATGAGCCTGAGCTTGAAGCCTTAGATGGAGCTTCATTGCCCACCAAAGGTTCTGATGAATACAAGCCATTCATTCGCCGTCTTCCTGAGTTTAAGTTCTGGTAATTCCTCAATTCTTGGTTTTCTCACCGCTTTTGGCTTTTGTGTTGTCAAATTTTCAATCTTCACAGTTGTTAGGAGGTATCTTGTAAAAACATTAGTTAACTAATAACTATAGTGACTGTTGCTCTTTTATATGTCTGAAAGCTAATTGTTTTCAGCTTCAGGCCTTATGCATGATCTGGCTTTCAGTGTTGTTATTCTTTCTAATATTCACTGGCCTATTTACTCTGTTGAAACAGCTGCATTCATTTTCATAAACTAGCCTTAAACGGGCTGACTTCTCTTTTAATTACCATTAGCTGTATCCAAGGTACAGTATGGTTGGAGAAAGTAAACGGCCCTTTCAAGTATGTGCAATGTATGTGTTGGTAGTTTTGTTGAATCATAGCAGAATCTGTGCTATTTGACCTGGCAGtgtaaaaaaggaaaaacttggGCTCCATAATTCTTGAGCTGGAGGTAGATTTGCTTCAATATTATCTTCATGATGAAGTTATTATCCAGTGCTTGTGGCTTTTCGAAAATGATTGCAGCAGCTTCTTGTCGCTCTGCTGACTTTGACAGCTATATAGGTCTTGTATGCATATGCTTTCCATACCCAGTTACAATATTTGGGAAGTAGCGGTCAGTTTATTATTCAGTTTGTCTCTAATCAGCAAGTGGACAGCTAGAAAgtgattttcatctcttgagATAAGGAGGTTTATCCTCTGTATTGTCATTCTGGCTTGGTAAATCTGATTTTTAAACTGTTGGAAGTGAGTGCAAGTTGCTGAGGTTGATATGTGTTTAACCATGGTTTCAGGTATGCCATAACAAAGGCTTTTGTAGTGGCTTTTCTACTGACCTTCTTCTCTGTGTTGGATGTACCTGTTTTCTGGCCCATATTATTGTGCTACTGGATTGTTCTTTTTGCCCTTACGATGAAACGCCAAATCCTACATATGATCAAGTACAAGTATGTCCCCTTTGATATTGGCAAGCAGGTGAGTTATTACTCTGAATTCAACTTCAGTTGTATTTTTACTTGGAACTGTTAGTAATGTAGTTTCTTTGCCCTTTCAAGAGTTAATTGTTCCCCTTATGTTACAGAGGTACAATGGGAAAAAGTCATCTGCAAGTAGCAGCAGGTCAACTGACTAAAATTTGAATACCACGAAACAAGGCAAAAAGGAGGTTGCAGATCTGAGGGTAACATTTCGAACAGAAGAGAAACCGCATATCTGTAACTTGTTTAGAATTTTCTTTTTAGCATATACATTCTGAACGTGATTATTAAATTTCTGAACCTTTGGGGACAACCAATGGATCTGTGTATAGCTAACATATGAATATGATGGTCCCTTGTGGATGCTAATGATCGATCATTGTGCATATTAGATATTTGATGAGAAATTCAGTTAATGTTACCGTGTCGATGGATAAGTGTTTTGGATTCAAATGTTTACTTCTTAGTTCTTACCTTTTTAATGTTGATATATTAATCGCTGAAGAACCCCTGCCAGAAAAGGGAAATTAAATTTGCAGCACATGTAACTCCTTATTTCTTCTAGTAACATATTAGCTGAAAGGGTAAAGAGTTTGTGAGAAATTGGGGTAAGAGTCAATTCAGTCATTCAAATTGAAATGAAACTTTGGGCATCAAATTGATATGTATGAGCATCATAAACGGACCCTTTTATAAAACAATGAATCATATTTTGGCTTTGTTATTCGACGAATCAATGTCTCAAGTTGTTGATGAAAGTGTACTGGGCAAATTTGAATTCCTGGAATAAcgaaaatgaattacaaaatGTGTTTTGCTTATTGCATTGCGTAATCTGGAGAACATAAAGAAACATTGGGATTAGGGGTTGTGTTTGCTTAATGAAAACAAGTAGCAGAAACATTTACACCACTAACAATCTTGAGGTTTGGTATTCATATGAACTCTGCTGAATGCTTGGTGATGGAAAACCACAGAATCGAataaattgaagaaaggaaaatgtAGAACTTTAGAATTCAAGACCAAACCAGCTCCATATGACCAACTAGTTGTACTGACGACCGGTGAGACTCTTTCTGTGCATGCTCATGAATTTAGCTACAAATTCTGCAaatagaagagaagagagagtcaATTCAAGTAAGTGTTGTAGGCAGCCATGTTAGATGTTACCTTCTAGTTTGAGCAAAGCACTTGATCCTGCTGGGATTCTCTTGTCCTGTTCCACAAGAAGCTTAGAGTCACTTTCATATTATATTGCTTGCTGATGGGAAAAAATTATGCATCTCAACCCTTCTTCATTCACTTACATAATAAGCATGCCAGTAATATAGCTCCCTTCGTGAACTGCCCTCCACTCCCTCAAGGAATTGTTCCACCAGTTTCTGATTTGTTGGATTCAGTACTTACTTTTATCAGGCATGTGATTTTAGCAAATAACATAATCAAAATTTTCATCTTAGTTACCAATTTGCATTACCAGGAGAATCAATTTTGGATGCACAAATTCCAGAAGAAGCTTTTGAAACTTTCCCCTTACTACAAACAATCTGTCACCAACATTGTCAATCGGTCACACTAGCCAAATGCTAAAATGATCACAATTTGTCATTTACATCCATTTTACTTAAGAAAATGAAACAAGAGCGAAGAACTGATACCTTTTTGGTGAAGGATCAGTCAATATATCTGCTGCAAGTTCTACCAGCACCTCTTCCCATCCAGATGTAATCGGTTGATCATCGGAAAAAGGATAGCTGTCAGAAAACTCAAATGTGATAATATATAACAACAGCTACCATAGTTATAATTATTTGATGCGATTTTAGTTGAGAATATGGTTTTGGTTGTTTCTCAACTTCTTACTTGTGTGCTTTGCATGCTTCAAGAGTCATGATTGCTCTTCTCAGGTTCTGCTTTGATTTGGCTGCAATTCTAGCAGCAAACTTCATTGGCAGATCAAACTCCTCTTTCCTAGCTATCTGAATCAGAACCTCCATGATCTACCAAATCAATGCTCAAAGTAAGATAACTCGATAAACATTTATTCACCCAAGAATTTATGCAAACTGCAATAAATGAATCAACAAACTATCGACTCAAAAGTTTAAGTTGGTAGGTAAATTTTCAAGAATAGTTTTTATCATCTCTAACTTATCCCTGCACAAGCACCTTCTACCTAATGCTGAAATTCCAGTAGTAAATGGAGTTGCCAgcatttaaaatttatacatcTTGGTCTATGGCTCTGATGCTATGTTAAACAGCCATTCAACCCAAAATTTCAAGCTAACTGAAAAAGTTACaagaatagtttttattatgTATAACACGGGCTGCTTACTTCATGAGTTACAGGAGCATCGACTTTAATAACTTTGCAGCGGTCCGTCACGGATTCAAGGATGTCTACCTCATCTTCACAGCAGATTATGAGTTTACAAGCATCTGTATAACAATCCATTATCCATTTTATCAAGTGCTGAACATTCTCAGCCGCCTTGTCGACCTGGTAAAGAACTAGTACTGAAATAAACCAGAAAAGTGCATCAACTTCGAGAAAGATCATGAATTCAATCATCATTTAAGAAAGTCTGGAAATGTTTTAAAGAATTGACCTTTATAATCTGGTTTGAAGTTAACAGTGCTGACTTCAGGAACAATAGCGTAAGTGCTGCTAATTTCCTTAACCAAACCCATTAGTGCATATTTAGCATTTGGCTCTGAGTCTACATTGAGTTCCACATGGTTAGCACTTGATGTTATCGGGACAGCTACCTGCATTGCCCTTTGTTCCTGTCAATCAAACCAAACCAGAATAACCAATCTTAGCAATTATTAgagtcaaaataaaaaattcagtTCGATGTAACAATATCAGTTTACCTGAACCTGGAAATATCTTAAATCATGTGATATCTGCAAGAcgaatttttttatattctgTCAGTACATATGTTAAGAAGACGATTTAGTAGGTGTAAAAGAACATACATTTTGGCATGCGTTACCGAATATTTCACACAGAAGAGCCCTAGCTAGTGATCTTTTCCCAGAACCAGATGGTCCCTTCAACAAAATGTGGGGAATAGTGTTATGAGATGCCTGCAATTAGATTACATAAAATTAGCATATTAGTAAGGACTTGACCAAAGATGAACAAATGCATAAAATAGTTGTAACTTACAAGTTGTTTGAGATGCTGAGCTTCTTGTTTGTGAACAATAAATCCATTCAGAGAAGTAGGCTGATATTTATCAGCCCAAAATTCTCTCAAGGTTTCAACTACAAATGCTTTTTCAATGAACGATGCTTCATCAAAACATTGTTTTTCAGGTGATCTGCTAGTCCTGCAATACCCTCTTCTCATACATGAAAACCAACTTTCTGCTTGGATTTTCTTCCTATTCTCTGTGAACCTTCTCGAGCTCAAACTTGTCCTGCTTGTATCGTTCGTCTTCCCACTTTCCGTGCTGAATTTTCCATTACTTACAACAGAGCTCATAGTGCTTCGTGAACTCGAATTAGTCAAATGTCTGGGAGGATTTCGTTCGGTTCTGCCATTAGTTGTGGCTTCCGAGTCCATTTGGAAATACCTCGGAGGCCTTGGGACCAAATTGGGTTTATCATTACCATTCTTCTTTGTCACAAAGGCTGTATGATCACGTGAAAAGAAGATGTCACCGGGCGAAATAGAGTCTGTGCTTTCGAGATACGGAGCATTAGTAGTCATCGGAGCAGCAGAAAACTTCATATTAGCAACCATCTCATTAATTTCACCTACAGAAGGTGATTTTGTATGCTCCCTTTGTTTATTGCTTAAGCTTCTAGATGGAGTTTTCTCCCCCTTATTCTCTCTAAAGTCTTGATTGTTTTCTTGCTCTTTCTCCCTGATTCTCTGTCTGGGAGCAGTCACTGATCTTCGCGTATGGCTTGATCTCTCGCTTGCTCTACTAACTTGGCCGAATTGTGAGAAAGACCCCCTTTCTTCTCTGTTAGGAGTTGTTTGATTTTTCCTTGTGTTAGAGCCTGCAATTCCATCTTCCTGATCTCTGCCAGGCTTAAAAGGGGAATGCTGTCTTCTGTGTTCAGATTTTGAGAAAGGACTAACAGTTCTGCGAACTGACATTGGTGAAACTGTTCGAACATCTTCTTTTCGGGGCTTGTAAGGCGACTTACTTCTGTGCCTTGATCTGGAATTATAATCATCCGTTTTGGAAGAAAGTTTGGTGCTTTGTTTCAAAGGACTTATGTTTGTTGGTAAATATTTCTGGGGAACAAAAACGGCACTATTAGGATCATTGTGATCATCTTGCCAATCAGTTTCAGTATCAGAAGGCTCATATCCGCTTCGTTTTTGCTTGGAGGTTTTGTTATACCTGAAAGAGGTAATCTCTGGTGAAGCCATCGTTGTTTTGAGAGGTAGAATTGGTTGCTGTGCAGGTTATGAAAAGATAGAGATTTTTGAAGGAATATACGATGGATACAAAGTTCAAATATCGGAGAAGACAATGAATGGTTTATTTGTTGGCTGTCTAAGATTCGATTCCAGCATATAAACAACTTCCAAATTACTAATGTATACTTGTTTCCTGTAATTTCCAAGCTCAGATGCtgtcttttttatttcttttattatgtTTTACTGTCTTGCGCCGTTATTAGAGATAAGAATCATGGAATTTGGGATTGGAATCAAACTACTATGATTTACTAAAATCCTGGGCTTGATATAGCTTGGAGTAATATGTAAGGCTTTTTTTTGTGACTCTACactttataaataattaaatcgaACTGAAATTATAGTTTAGTTCGGTTTTGAAATTTGAGTAATTTAATTATCGACTACCAGTTAACTTGTtccggaaaaaaaaaatcaatgtaacaaaaaaaccgagctgaattatatatataatatcatttttttttatgtgtatGTATAATGATTGTtctacatttttataattttacttagttatttaatatatttaccggtaatatagttttttttttttgcttaggAGGAAGGGCACTAGGCCCCAAAACAAGAAACAAAAGACCTAAACTCGAGTCCCCCTGGGAGTCCCCGATCCGACTGTGTCTGCATACAGGAAATCTATAAGGCCTGCAGGGGGCTCATCACACTCGTGATATCCTAAGCTCTTTTACCGGTAATATAGtagtaatatttttttgttctttattttatatttattatacattttttaaaaatttaatattttttaacttATTATAATGAATTTTAGTCAGCCATTGGTTAGTAACGGAACCGATTAACCGAACCAATAAAATTTGATTCAATTTATATTTGATTATTAGACTTGTTtgatttaattttagttttgatGAAGAATTTGATTTGGTTAGTAATCAAAACGATGTTCACTCTACTACCCTTAAActttttgtaataaaaaatatttttaagaccaagaaataaaattataatttttttttgaaaataatcaGACTATTattaacaataaaataataattcattAAGTATTTAACttgaatttattttatttattttatgtaaaacagaatatttttatttatataacatattaagcatgataaaaaaaaggagTAAGAATGATTGGTATGCTGATATACATCAATAACTTGAAAATTAACATACTCTTCAATGAGGATCCATGAAGTTTGCTAGCTAATTTGTAAtgtttaaattggatatatacAAGTCAAGAGTTAATATGAGTAAAAAATAATAGGAATCTCTATATCTTTTTCAAGTTCTAAGTAAATAAAAGtgttaaaaatttcaaaaacaacaATTGACAACTATAGCTTGAAAACTCCACCCATACTCTATTAAATTGTCCAATCATatataacaacaacaaaaacaaaatatataattttatgagTCAAAACTTCCACAAGAAATAACCATTGAGAAATGAAGTAACAAATatgtatatgtttttttatatagaaaaagaTATATCATTCCATAagtataacataaaaataaaaaataaaaccttAAATAAATACATGCTAAAACCGTTACAAATccataaaggaaaagaaaaagactaTACACGACAATAAAAGTCATAAAGAGAACACCTAAAACaaccaaaaaactataaatcaCGTACTTTTTATAAATCCACATCTGCATAAAAATATGTGCAATCCAGTCTTCATCATTTAGGATCTTCCGGATATTCGAATTTGAGTCATTTCTACTATAACCACATAAATCTAGTGATCCACATAAAAGATAAAACGTTTCCACTCTTGTTAAACCCGAAAAAGttataaatgaaagaattataGATAACAAATGCAATTCATACGTGAAAGATATCCGGTGAAATATATGGAATCCAACCAAAAGATATGCGGAGGAACCTAAGAAATGAGAAGATAGTTCTTACTTAACAGTTGAAACTACAGAGTTTTACAAATATGCATACTTATATCAATAACAATAAATTACTAGCTTAATATGTTTTACACGACTTTTATGGGAGTTTCTACAACGccaattttttaatataaaaaatacttaTTACATTGTTGAAATTGTAGTTAATCTTCCCATTAGCATTTGGAATAATAGATTTAGAAAAATGACGATTCTTATGAATGTttctttaaaaaatttaaatatagcTACAATCAAAGACTAAGAACATCGATAACcaaaacttttaaaaaatatttggaAAAAATGAAGATTCGTCGGGCATCCAAAAACTTCTTAAACTGTTGTAAAGGTTTGTTAAGTATTCAAAATCTTAGCAGAGGCTTGGTTCGTGCTTATCTAAGGACCAAATATCAAAAATCTCAAGACAGTCTTAGTCGAAGATTCTCTAAACTCTTGCTTAtactttactatttacctttatAGCAATATCATTATAAAGTATTGATTATTCAAGAAAAACTCTTTCTAAAGTGTTTAAGGGTTTTATAAAATCTTTATTCCACATTTACTGTAAAACTTGTCTTCAGGCAAAgtgtttttatattaaaaatatttctttaaaaaatatttttattttctaaaaatattttaatttgatatgtATCATATTCGTTGGATATATTATAGCCCATTTTTTAAACCAACAGTTATGATAtcaaaataataagaaaaattcTATGATACTTACCAAAgaataaatatgtaaatgattTAGTGATAAAACTTATAATTTTGtataaaacttaatttttaactaATCAAATTAGGTGTCTTCtaatttttgacaaagtaacctTTACTTTGTGTTTTTCACCAATGGATGATGGGATGTAAAAttcatctaatggtgaaaacacacaaagtaaggcttactttgttagCATAGCCTAACCCATCAAATTATTAATAACGTGATTAAACAactaattttaataaaactcaaatattttataatgatggtgttagcgatattttgcgaatatgctaatttcaacattatcacgtgtggttagggtgcgggcgtgccagagaaattatttctcaattgttaaagacggttaagtttatggatttgcgtgccaaaacttgaaatgtaaacgaagcgattggcgagggacgcaaggattgaaaaaatcccttttgggtctctagcgccgttatagaaactttgccagataattatttttatttaagcaattgcgaataaattgaagacgagtaaaataaagaaattaaaggtgcggaattgacacaagatttggtgaaaaattggtattttattgataggaatcaaggtttgaatatatatattcaaagtaagaataaaaatgaaattaattacaattgaaaaatttctatactaaacatatagataatcaattgaattgagaaaaaacaaatcaatacaaggaaTCGAAATgcaatgaaaataaaaattgaaattcaatgacaaactcggagccacaatagctatctcggctggacgttgaattttgatgttattttgaAGTCCTCGGAGCACCGCAGTCGGTTGGCACGTGCGGATTTGATTTTGGAAATCTCTGACTTATGGTAGGCAAAATGGGGCGGATTTAACCTTCAACTTCGGAGGGATCGTATGaatgcttaagaacacggaattggatgATTAAAAAGGCTAAACTTAATTTCAGAaagtcaggaacaaacttctataagggaccGAAGACTAAAACGAATTGtaaatggacgaaattgggagttgaaaataactggtcGAATCTGtaaaaatctggaaacagaatATCTAAAACGACTTGGGTTGCAAAGAATGGCTTGTAAACGGAGTTTCTGAACACGGAATTGGAAACATTAAAATGCTAAATTGAACATCAGGAAGTCAGGAACAAAtttgttgaagggattgaaagaaaaaaaaatgactttaaatggacgaaatcgagatttgaaaataattggacgaatctggaaaattaatttggaaataGAATTCTAGCTAAGGATTGAGCAAACTAAAGGCTTagaaatgctaaattgaattgaaaaacttggaaagagacggctattggaacttgaattaaagctaagaaaagaagaacaaagaggaagaactcaagaatTAAGAACTTACATAGAGAGCATTAGAAGGGGCCTTAGGAAGAGGTTTTGTTGTGTTGAGTGAGTGGTTTTTTTTATGAAGAATGGAtagtctatttatagtattttgagaGGGCATTATGAGTAATTAATCACaaattaacccttatttttctctctaattttGACCAA
The DNA window shown above is from Euphorbia lathyris chromosome 1, ddEupLath1.1, whole genome shotgun sequence and carries:
- the LOC136204335 gene encoding protein RER1B-like, producing the protein MEGVGNDTGASIAKWRSDYSRAFQYYLDRSTPHTERRWLGTLVVALIYVLRVYSLQGFYVVSYGLGIYILNLLIGFLSPKDEPELEALDGASLPTKGSDEYKPFIRRLPEFKFWYAITKAFVVAFLLTFFSVLDVPVFWPILLCYWIVLFALTMKRQILHMIKYKYVPFDIGKQRYNGKKSSASSSRSTD
- the LOC136204319 gene encoding uncharacterized protein, with product MASPEITSFRYNKTSKQKRSGYEPSDTETDWQDDHNDPNSAVFVPQKYLPTNISPLKQSTKLSSKTDDYNSRSRHRSKSPYKPRKEDVRTVSPMSVRRTVSPFSKSEHRRQHSPFKPGRDQEDGIAGSNTRKNQTTPNREERGSFSQFGQVSRASERSSHTRRSVTAPRQRIREKEQENNQDFRENKGEKTPSRSLSNKQREHTKSPSVGEINEMVANMKFSAAPMTTNAPYLESTDSISPGDIFFSRDHTAFVTKKNGNDKPNLVPRPPRYFQMDSEATTNGRTERNPPRHLTNSSSRSTMSSVVSNGKFSTESGKTNDTSRTSLSSRRFTENRKKIQAESWFSCMRRGYCRTSRSPEKQCFDEASFIEKAFVVETLREFWADKYQPTSLNGFIVHKQEAQHLKQLASHNTIPHILLKGPSGSGKRSLARALLCEIFGNACQNISHDLRYFQVQEQRAMQVAVPITSSANHVELNVDSEPNAKYALMGLVKEISSTYAIVPEVSTVNFKPDYKVLVLYQVDKAAENVQHLIKWIMDCYTDACKLIICCEDEVDILESVTDRCKVIKVDAPVTHEIMEVLIQIARKEEFDLPMKFAARIAAKSKQNLRRAIMTLEACKAHNYPFSDDQPITSGWEEVLVELAADILTDPSPKRLFVVRGKFQKLLLEFVHPKLILLKLVEQFLEGVEGSSRRELYYWHAYYDKRIPAGSSALLKLEEFVAKFMSMHRKSLTGRQYN